In Alosa sapidissima isolate fAloSap1 chromosome 4, fAloSap1.pri, whole genome shotgun sequence, the following are encoded in one genomic region:
- the ankrd52a gene encoding serine/threonine-protein phosphatase 6 regulatory ankyrin repeat subunit C — protein MGILNITDQTPLVQAIFSRNVEEVKFLLHKKDEVNALDQERRTPLHAAACMGDVHILDLLIKSGASVNAKDQGWLTPLHRASAARNERAVGVLLRQGAEVNARDKLWQTPLHVAAANKATRCAEMLLPQLSSLNVADRSGRTALHHAVHSGHSEMVNLLLNHGANLSASDKKERQAVHWAAYLGHLEVVKLLVSRSADVSCRDKRGYTPLHAASASGQIDVVKYLLRLGAEIDEPNTFGNTALHMACYTGQEAVANELVNRGANVNQPNHRGCTPLHLAAVSTNGALCLELLVNNGADVNMQSKEGKSPLHMAAIHGRFTRSQILIQNGGEIDCVDKYGNTPLHVAAKHGHELLISTLMTNGADTARQGIHGMFPLHLAVLYGFSDCCRKLLSSGQLYSIVSSLSNEHVLSAGFDINTPDSLGRTCLHAAASGGNVECLNLLLSSGADLSKKDKLGRTPLHYAAANGNYQCVVALVSAGAEVNELDLKGCGPLHFAAASQTFRRVDRHYSAENQTEERDKEGLLCLEYLLDNGADPSLRNSRGYSPVHYAAAYGNKQNLELLLEMSFNCLGDVESSVPVSPLHLSAYYGHCEALWVLAETLVSLDVRDTMGRSALYLAALRGHTACLEVLLAHGASSLLKDRGRKWTPLHVAAVNGHADCLLMLVNRANSADIIDVTDAKGQTPLMLAALGCHTDSVHLLLERGANPDIGDKWSRTALHRAAAVGAEECVCALLEHGALALCRDVRGRTPMHLAAARGHRELLGLMLAAALHGDPLDSLLDYSGYTPAHWAAYHGHEDCLEVLLEHKPFSIQEGNPFSPLHCALINGHDGAAELLVETLGTQLVNIRDAKGRTPLHAAAHAESVAGLQLVLVQGSEVNAVDHAGHSPLMVAADNGHTSHVEILLHQAKADLTLLDINNNTALHLACSKGHEMCALLILAEIDDPALINATNSALQMPLHIAARNGLATVVEVLLSRGATVLAVDEEGHTPALACAPNKDVADCLALILSTMKPFPPKESSSAHFGLNLLKHCGIAAAHRPLANGSLRHGYAKDSCLTE, from the exons ATGGGAATACTAAATATAACCGACCAG ACACCTCTGGTCCAGGCTATATTTAGCCGAAATGTAGAAGAAGTGAAGTTTTTGTTGCACAAGAAAGATGAAGTCAATGCACTG GACCAAGAGCGCCGCACCCCCCTGCATGCTGCAGCCTGTATGGGAGATGTTCATATCCTGGACCTCCTCATCAAGTCAG GTGCTAGTGTCAACGCCAAGGACCAAGGCTGGCTGACCCCTCTTCACCGGGCGTCTGCCGCCAGAAATGAA AGGGCCGTGGGGGTTCTGCTGCGGCAGGGAGCAGAAGTGAATGCACGGGACAAGCTGTGGCAGACACCACTGCATGTGGCGGCTGCCAACAAGGCCACGCGCTGCGCCGAGATGCTGCTGCCGCAGCTCAGCAGCTTAAACGTGGCCGACCGCTCTGGACGCACCGCCCTGCACCACGCCGTACACAGTGGACACTCTGAG ATGGTGAACTTGCTCCTGAACCACGGGGCCAACCTGAGTGCCAGTGACAAGAAGGAGCGTCAGGCCGTCCACTGGGCCGCCTACCTGG GGCATCTGGAGGTTGTCAAGCTGCTGGTGTCTCGTAGCGCCGATGTTTCTTGCCGGGACAAGCGGGGCTACACCCCTCTGCATGCGGCGTCAGCCAGCGGACAGATCGACGTGGTCAAGTACCTGCTGCGGCTTGGGGCAGAG ATTGATGAGCCAAACACCTTTGgcaacacagcactgcacatGGCATGCTACACGGGTCAGGAGGCAGTGGCTAACGAGCTGGTGAACCGCGGCGCCAACGTCAACCAGCCCAACCACCGTGGCTGCACGCCCCTGCACCTTGCTGCCGTCTCGACCAATGGGGCCTTGTGCCTCGAGCTGCTCGTCAACAATGGAGCTGACGTCAACATGCAG AGCAAAGAAGGGAAGAGCCCCTTGCACATGGCTGCCATCCATGGGCGATTCACACGCTCCCAGATCCTTATTCAAAATG GTGGGGAGATAGACTGTGTGGATAAATATGGCAATACTCCTCTTCATGTAGCTGCTAAGCATGGCCACGAGCTCCTCATCAGCACTCTCATGACCAACGGGGCTGACACagccag GCAAGGGATCCATGGTATGTTTCCGCTGCACCTGGCTGTGCTCTACGGGTTCTCAGACTGTTGTCGAAAGTTACTTTCCTCAG GTCAACTGTACAGCATTGTGTCGTCGCTGAGTAACGAGCATGTGCTGTCAGCGGGGTTCGATATAAACACCCCAGACAGCCTGGGGAGGACCTGCCTACACGCTGCTGCGTCTGGGGG GAATGTTGAATGTCTTAATTTGCTGTTGAGCAGTGGTGCTGACTTGAGTAAAAAGGACAAATTGGGAAG gaCTCCTTTGCACTATGCGGCTGCTAATGGCAACTACCAGTGTGTGGTGGCGCTAGTGAGTGCAGGGGCAGAGGTCAATGAGCTGGACCTAAAAGGCTGTGGCCCTTTGCACTTTGCTGCTGCATCCCAGACCTTCCGCAG AGTGGACCGCCATTACTCTGCTGAGAACCAGACTgaagagagggataaagaagGCCTGCT GTGTCTTGAGTATCTGCTAGACAATGGGGCTGACCCATCCCTGCGCAACAGCAGAGGCTACAGCCCAGTCCACTATGCAGCTGCCTATGGAAACAAGCAGAATCTGGAGTTG CTGTTAGAGATGTCTTTCAACTGTTTGGGAGATGTGGAGAGTAGTGTCCCAGTCAGCCCTTTGCACTTATCT GCATATTATGGTCACTGTGAAGCCTTGTGGGTTCTGGCTGAGACGCTGGTGAGTCTGGACGTGCGGGACACCATGGGGCGCTCGGCGCTCTACCTGGCGGCCCTCAGAGGCCACACAGCCTGCCTGGAGGTGCTGCTGGCCCATGGGGCCTCCAGCCTGCTTAAGGACCGCGGACGCAAGTGGACCCCTCTGCACGtggcag CGGTCAATGGTCATGCTGACTGCCTACTGATGCTGGTTAACCGGGCCAACTCTGCTGACATCATTGACGTCACAGATGCTAAGGGGCA GACACCTCTGATGTTGGCGGCATTGGGCTGTCACACTGATTCCGTGCACCTGCTGCTGGAGAGAGGAGCTAATCCTGACATCGGCGACAAGTGGAGTCGCACTGCATTGCACCGAgcc gCGGCGGTGGGtgctgaggagtgtgtgtgtgcgctgctgGAGCATGGTGCGCTGGCGCTGTGCCGCGACGTGCGGGGACGCACCCCGATGCACCTGGCGGCCGCCCGTGGCCACCGCGAGCTGCTGGGCCTCATGCTGGCCGCCGCGCTGCACGGCGACCCGCTCGACTCACTGCTGGACTACAGCGGCTACACGCCCGCTCACTGGGCAGCCTACCACG gGCATGAGGACTGTTTGGAAGTTTTACTTGAACACAAACCGTTTAGTATCCAGGAGGGCAACCCCTTCAGCCCTTTGCACTGTGCTCT AATCAATGGCCATGATGGTGCTGCTGAACTGCTGGTGGAAACCTTGGGAACACAGCTGGTTAACATTAGAGACGCTAAAGGAAG AACTCCGTTGCATGCCGCGGCTCATGCCGAGAGTGTTGCCGGGCTACAGCTGGTCCTGGtgcaggggtcagaggtcaatgCTGTTGATCATGCCGGACACTCGCCACTCATGGTTGCCGCCGATAATGGACACACTTCCCACGTTG AGATCCTGCTGCACCAGGCCAAAGCAGACCTCACACTGCtggacatcaacaacaacactgcGCTTCACCTGGCCTGCAGcaag GGCCATGAGATGTGTGCCCTCCTGATCTTGGCTGAGATAGACGATCCCGCCCTCATCAACGCCACCAACAGCGCACTACAAAT GCCCCTCCATATAGCTGCTCGCAACGGCCTGGCCACAGTGGTGGAGGTGCTTCTGAGTCGTGGAGCCACAGTGTTGGCAGTGGATGAAGAGG GCCACACCCCAGCCCTGGCGTGTGCGCCCAACAAGGACGTGGCTGACTGCCTGGCCCTGATACTGTCCACCATGAAGCCTTTTCCCCCCAAAGAGTCCAGCAGTGCCCACTTCGGCCTCAACCTGCTCAAGCACTGCGGCATCGCTGCCGCTCACCGACCACTTGCCAACGGCAGTCTGCGCCATGGCTATGCCAAGGACAGCTGCCTCACCGagtga